Below is a genomic region from Biomphalaria glabrata chromosome 3, xgBioGlab47.1, whole genome shotgun sequence.
tttgttgttaataagttggtctatgtaaatattatgtcTACTTGGTCTCTTATCCTTTCCTGtatgagttttttttatgtccgttttcttttaatgatctttttcttttgttcctaaataaactttttattagTTGTAACTGAAATCTCATTGTTCTTACTTGTACGCCTCAGTGAGTTATATATCTAGAGGTTATAATAAAGAGCCTAGGTACTATAATTTGGGATAACGAaataccactggactaacttgccagtatAGCAGAAGTCACAGGTCTTATGACCTAACCATAATACAAGGTCACACCTgcccctggaaaatcaggaagcCGCGGAAACcatgtattatatataaattacaatGTTTTTATTCCATtatatacacctaaaattagcgcggagCCCACTGCGACATAAGTACGACCctgattcttatcttatatattatagaatAAAGACATTCCTTCGgaatgaaataaattataacGTGTGTCCGTGTATTTGTAAAAGATGTAAGCTCTGCGAAGTCTtaagttttcctggctgattcaggcacaTCTTTTAGATGTAAGCCAAATATGAAAATGAATTAGTTAAAGTTATCCCCATTACAACTAAATAATAtgtcgatttaaaaaaaaaaaaatgtttttaatctttatactttattcatttttcGAAAGTCATTTAGAGTCTATATTCGCAGCCGATCTCACTTCTGCAGTACATCATTTGTCCCCCCTTTTTGATAAGAGTGTATAGGGGAAATAATTCTCCATAATCTCGCACGAGACGAAGTAAAACGTGTACTAAGTGCTACATTTAGTCCTGAGTGTATCCAGTGCGAACATTTTAGGGGCAGTTCGTTGTTCTCAAATTAGAGGGACTGGTCACTCCGTTCGAAGCAGTTAACTAAAGGAAGCCTATTGAACGTCTCACGTGGACGTCCCAATAGAAACCAAGTTCTGTCAAGCCAATAAATACAGAGGATTAACCATTATAGATCCAACCTATACTAAGCATTTCTCGAACTCTAAATTGTGCTAAGGTTTAAACTGCAGCTTCACGTTATGGGTCAAACTAATCAGGCCAGTATACTGTTTGGTGAAAGATCTATATctagccttttttaaaaaacaaattctaaaGGCCTATATCTGTAGgtctacaataattttttaaaatgtatatttcgacattgaaaaaaaaaacaacagacaatAAAATACTCTTAAAACATTATTCTTGAGTGTACTAGAAACTTGTACGCAACATCTCACAACATTATGGTATAACTGTGTATAAAAGTGTATTATATGATAAGATAACACAGTATTAATCCCAAGTCTCTgcatttaatatataatatcaaaagaaaaatataaaaaacagcaaagcttatctaagaggaagaactccacatcTACATCTCTCTCAATAATGGAGACGTTATTTTCCTTCTATTTTCAttcttcgatatcaaacaaaataattacttaccaaataattaattgactacttttttttattgattcatattttgttaggtaccataataaataattctttaaagtttcaacttgacccgagaatgggtttaggagaaaaaaaaaggtgtacaatttcctaaggggacaaaaccctaaatattttgccaaatatttgaatattgaaaaattaatttccCTCCTCggtataaaaaattaaatgccagtaattaattgactaattagttattttaaaaaaatggctacatgtattgaatatttgtacaaagtttcaatttgatcagagaatgagtgtgggagaaataacgtgttcaaaatttgtatccgacagaccgagtgagttgatacagctttgtcaaaatattttcacAACCAGTAGTTGCCGATGTAACTTATGGCTCCTTTATTGCTCTTGAAATCAACTCAACGTATTGGTCACAGAAATTTGATCTAATGTTCTATCCACCAGTTGCATGTAGTCTTGTTCTTTTATCAGCCTCTATTCTTTTCTCCCTGAAACCTGAGAAGCAGACTTGACAATAGAAATACAAGGCCATAGCCGTGATGCACTTACGAACTACTAGCTGCTCCatgtattgaaataaatttcTTGCAGAATCTCTTTGCGAAGTGTTTGTATATCATGGTGCTTCTCAACTCATTCTTCAAAGAGCAGAAGCTTAATTCAATAGCTACTTGCGTTCAAGAATGTGCAAGTACAATAATATGTAAAATAAGGGTACGCCCCTGCCAATAAAGTATATCTCTTAATAATTCTGTAACAGCTGTTTACACAGTTAGTACTAGACACATTTTGCTCTCAACTTTCTTATCTATATAAGGTAAGacaatttttattggtccaatcaaatagaaattcagtttgaatACAAtcgacaacctcagcgtaactactgtaacattaataatatagatgcaaatacgaacaacattcacacgcTAAACacttacacactcacaaccagcgctttatgaattagacttctatgaacttctcgatgacgacagacgaccttgtaacactctcaccgaaagtgggatgaaggagttcttaaatctttctgttttagtcctaatggaaaggagacgaccacttcgttcagatctgatcAACAAAGATGCGCGGtgactaagtggtaaagcacttagccCCTGAATTGGGTGGtctagggttcaaatcctggttaagactgggGAAACGTAAAGCCAgctggtcgttgtactggccgtatgataccctcattaaacttgagccacagaaacagatgacccttacatcatctgatcctatacatcgcaaggtctaaaaggggaactttcctttATGTCAAATCATCATCCACAATAATCATAGACATGCGATGGGGCTGTTTGTAGCGTGTCTCGTTGCTCTGGTTGATTTATCAGTTTTCTAAATTATCTGCTTTTCCTaccctctctattttttttctcgATTCTGTTGAACTTTGACAACAATCCATGTTGAACTGTTTAAGATAGTAATTGTGACTTGTGAATGAGGCGAATCGAACAACCCAATAATgcaatatatatgtacattatCACGCCATCTATTTCACAAGTCAATATCAGTAACTGTTTAAGATACTAACCTAGGGTTACTCGACACCTTAACGCTTAAAAGAGGACAGGAAGCAGGGCAAAGCcttataataaaatactcagaaagactcaaggataaaggtacatttcttatCGTCAAGGGCTCCTTCCCAAGTGCCAtatgagcatggaatgggtttgaTTGCCTGATTCAGCCAACCAATGAATTAGAATGCACGATTAGATTAGAAACGCGTAAGACGTAGGCTAATTATCTATTTTGAAGGAACgctataaaactaaaacaattgtCCTAAAAGCTACATCAAacactcaacacacacacagttcACACACcgaacatttttatattttaaggcTATGCCTGCTGAACCGAGGACACTGGCGGatcaggaggggggggggggcggtaggggtgATCGCCTTCCCCCCGAAGAAGGGGgcggcggacgaattttagtaaagaaatcacacaattcgcATACgaatttatttagttattttaattaatatgtactaattatttatattttcaacctatttttacattgcttcgtccccccccctctagtatgttggccgatttggtgggatggggaggtggcgatggcatcaatcccgccccccccccaaccaaaacCTTTCGAGTGTGGggaggggcggtccaatttatttgtagaaatcacagcttgttaatggatcaattaaatatatatataaataaaacttgttattgatattttaaccgatctttatattatgttagTCAATTGGGTGGGGGGCGAATGtatctactgcccttccaacCTTAACCCTTTGagaggggggcggtcctacttttatttagaaatcatagtttgtgaagaGTGTTCTACTGGTCTTTCATTTGAGGGATGTTAATAAAAGTGGAGCAGCCTAAAAAGTTCGTGTTTGAGAATGAGGGCTTTCTATTGGACGCTGCCAAAAAAATTATGCGATGTCTTGAATATACAAGGGCCAAAACGGTGTATTGCTGGTGGAGAGGCTATTCATTTTAAAGTAGTTTATGTTTAGTGTGTGTTTAGGGGCGTTATAATACATGCAGACCAGAAGGTTATAACTGATGGGCCTAAAAAGTGTTTGCGCATAGTCTGTATTAGTGTGTATAATGAATCAGAAGAACGGAATCTGAATACAGGCTAGCATTGtctgtatatgagaaaagagtccttgtaatcacaatacatttccataaggatcaataaagcagtcttagccTTAGTAAAGTCTGTTAAAGTATAAAAGGTAAGTTAGGCCTAATCACAGCgtagatagttttttactttgacacatgaaaagacaaaagaagatccattgatttcattatataataaaattaaacttcaattttgtgtttcaaaagcattttttacattaattagttccttatatctgtgattacagatttcctgacgaacattctttcattagacaattcagtaatgaatcgcgtactaaatattaattcgtttaattgtttactttataatcccatccctcgatctaaaactctaattcaactctaagatgataaaacttctcttcgcacagatagttttatactttaacacataaacatattaattaaagtccattcatttcatattttgatcaaataaacattcaaaattggttttctaaagctacattcatctacgaaagctgcgaagccgagttaaaggcctagatctatattcattcatgaatcgcgtactaaaaattatttcgttttattgtttactttataatcccatccctagatctaaaactctaatccaactctaagatgataaaacttctcttcgcacagatagttttatactttaacacataaatatattaattaaagtccattcatttcatattttgatcaaataaacattcaaaattggttttctaaagctacattcgtttacgaaagctgcgaagccgagttgagataggcctagatctatattcattcatgaatcgcgtactaaaaattatgtcgtttaattgttcactttatagtcccatttatttaacaaagctatcgctcttttcgtttttaatagataagaatgtatcgactttgggtaaaccattttcgcaaaactaattttattttcgtagcgaaactgaaataacgtgaaaggatcattagctacgtttaacatacatctaaatccaatccactagattattcaaaagcaaaaatggatttaagcctattagctattttgatttgatagcattattcacactatttttacattgacacattcgctttacttattacattattatttcgtttaattgtttacaaaacactctcagtgactatatcgaaagtaatgcgcaaataaagacccgcgggtcgcgggtaacatatgtctagtatactATAAATAAAGATTACGAGCTTTCTTGGTCtcaaaactatcaataattttatcgaaatctgtTTTCCAAAAATTGCCTAGCAAAACAAATTTCGTTTGGAGCAAAAGAGTCCTCACCAATTTGGCGCAATTTTTTCACAAGGTTTTGCTCTTAATCTTAAACAAGGacctttttaaaatcttgagtttaaaaataaataaataaatgaaaagatatCAGCTAGAATGCCATAAGATGATCCACTAGATGATTCAGTTCTAAATATTGTCTAAATATGCTAATTATTCGTGATGCCTATTGAATGCCAGATTCTGTTTTGAGAGTAAAAGAATCATGTCCAAAATTCTCTTCAGGTAGCATTATCacatttttacatatttctgaCAATTGCGGTATGTGTGGCTATATGGGAGCGAAGTTTTTCAGGCTTAATTAAGTTGAATTAATACCAATCAGCGATGCTTTTCACTAACTAGGCAAATAACAATCTGCCTACTTAACAGGTAATgtatctccaccctgggacgaaagctctcttcctactataagagatcatattgaaaatataaccaaaaaaaaattctgactaCATTCCAACAGAGATCAAGGAAATGGTGAACTCGttatcctagcaatcagtggatcagagtttacacggagggctcatcccataaagccgaCACAAATGGAGaagctggaatactcatcgaaTGACCCGATGgagaaaactagaaaaaaatccattgcaactggagtgCTCTCTGACAGCCACaaagcagaaagggaagcatcAGAACTAGCTGccaccatgctagcaaatcatacaagtaccccacacagtcagattgtctttcaaACCGATTCAAAAATAACCATCCAAAGCTTGGAAAACCCTGATTCCTCCTATATAAAACGACTCAGGACAGCACTTATAAAGCTAAActacaacagcaaaaaaaaaaccaaaaacaaaCCCACTGTTATTCAATGAATACCAGCACATATTGAattagaaggaaatgagaaggctgataCACTCGCCAAGAAAGGGAGAACAATCTCACAATTAAACATAACACTCtattcagaagaaatgaagaaactaaataaatagtaaataaaataaatgagaaatagacaagctctcatccgaatcacaagaaagaggATGCccattataagctatcccgacaagatcaacgtctaatctttcaactcaggaccggacacaacagaatgagacaacatatgtaccgcaagctcaaaattggaaccagtgaaatctgcccatgtggagtgtctgtcaccagagaatgctgataatgtcctccaaaactgctctctttaccaagaggcccgtacaagacactggccccaatagaaagaaaactatatggagagctccctgatttgaaaaccactgcgcagttcatctcatgtattggtctagtcatctgaacgctccaacataaaaatgagaatcaagaagaggaaaaaaaagagattttttctttacaatttttCTTCAACGTTCGTGATGCCCATTGAGGGCCATATTCTGCTATGAGAAAAAATGAATGATATCCaagatttttttcattttcagatTTTTTACTTTAGGACCATTTGATCTCTACCGTCAACCATTTTAACCACTATGAGCGCTAGCCAGACTTATCAATCTAGAGCAGCGCCCATAATATTAACAAAGTGGCAaaataagtatatttttttaatgaaatacagtagtttatgtttgttcatgTATGTACAATATGTGAAATTTTTGCTAAGAAATTTTGTgctcagtttgatgcccctcatcacttgatgccctgtgcggcccgcaccacccggctagctacgccactgcctaatCACAACTCTCCGTGGACgccttttgtaaatattatagtgGCGTTAGTGCCACTCCAAGCGAACCAATACATTCTAATCTGATagctaatataaaataaaacacagcTAACTGTAATCtatttagatctttttttttttttaatgtagcagTTGTCTTACTGTCAAACAGTTTAAGAACCGTTGCTGGAGAAACCAATCAAACCAatacattcccccccccccctttctagttaTCCAGACGACTCTCTCAGAGCAACATCCTGTCTTGTCCTGTTTTTCCCATCAATAATAATTAGATGAAGAGGATACAGGgtgggccttttttttttttttttaggccatTCTAGTTTGAAAAGTAATTGTCATAACAATGTGAAATAGAacgtgcttttaaaaaaatgtccaacCCAATTTCTTTGTTCCAAAGGCCAATCCAAAAGTCTCGCTATACTGTCGTTGTAATTTTGTTAATCTACGTTATTTGAAAGCGACATTTCAAAAGTCTTTGTTGTAAGATGATCaattaaatcaaaataattttttattagtatAATATGTCGGACAAATTGTTCAGGTTTTTGTTTGGGTGTGTGCAGGAGCATTGCACATCTCTCATTCGATATGCAAGCTCTTTCTGCTCTAGCTCTAGTGCCAGTAAAGGGAGAGCATGGAtcgggttgcttgaatcagccaggaaaaccaatgatttatcAAAGTATAAGTCTCTAAtaagcatgcatgactagattaacatatggatacgcgtaggacgtaattatcttttcttttatagGGTGGTCTTTGCCATAGGCCTATAGTGTAGTTTTAACATAAATCATATTAGCATAGTCTCACATCATGTTAGTATAACCTCACATTATGTTTATAGTTTATAGCAATACACCATGCTAGCACAGCCATTCACCACGTAAGCATAGGCATGTATCATGTTAGCATAGCCATATATCGTAGTTTAAACATAGAATAGAATAGCCATACATCCACACACTAACCAAACTAGTTAACTTAATCATGTGTGTTAACAATTTAACAATGTACGTTGTCACATTCACTCCTGTTTCTAAATTGAATGTTCAACTATTAAAGTCTTAAATAGATGtgttattagataagataagatatatgattttgttggtccaaacaaatggaaattcagtttgactgctAATGTCTGGATATAGGTGAATGTGTTTCTGTGAAcgtgagagaatgagagagagagagagagagagagagagagacagagagagagacagagagacagagacagagagagagacagagagagagacagagagagacagggagacagagagagacagagagagagagagagagaacgatagAACAATAGAAATTGGGAGGACTAGAGAATGTAGAGGAGGGAGAGAATGAGGGAGAGCAAAGGAGAAAGATttgagagaacgagagaaagaacgaaaggcagacagagagagagagagagagataccacTCTCCCAAAGAGACATTTGAGCCTAATGTGGTcagcgtaaaaaaaaagtgcttaaCAGACCTTAATGTCGTTATGCAGACTTTAGAGAGTGTTTAGTTTTAATAGTGAAGTTTGATGGCAGGTCTGTAAATTAACACTAAATCTGTCAACTGCCAAATATATTTAGGCCCTACACACTTCGATATTGGCTTATACATGTTATACACTCATTTCCTCTTCGTCACAAGGAGGCCGATGACACAGATTCAATATCTCCAATTTTCTCTAgacacaaattaaattaaaacttcaCATTGGGTCTCCAGGGGCATTCCTTAATAAGTTAGAGGTTTTCAAATTAATCTCATTACTACAATATATTCTGTCTTTGAGAGTTTCTAATTAAACGGCTTTCAAAAAATATAGTAAGCAATACCTATTATCACTTACATGAGTCTGTCgagtcgtgcggtatgcgctcgACTGTCGTCGGTCGTCTCGATAGTCTTGGGTTCacaccctgcccgctcccatccctcgtcgtcctgggggacgtttggactaggaagtagattatctttaattctgaaggaacatccgaaacatgtcaaacattttacaaacattttatgaaTGCCCATTACTGTTtgttgaaaattttattttgtgggtatctgggagaagactTCCCGTTAGATGGTATCTGGGATAGGGTATCTGGTAGAGCGGTATTTGGGAAAGGAAACCTTTTAAAGGCGAATTAGTTTTCATCGAGATTTGAGCTCAACATTTTCAGGTCAATTAAGCAGTTTATGCAGCTAACAGGACACTATGAAGTCTGGTTAAGTAGTGGAAACGTCTGAATGAAAGACAGGTTAACATGGAAGTGAAAGATTTCCTTCAGTGGGGCCCCAGCAGCACGCTCTAGCGAACAAGCATTGCAAGGGGGGAGGATGAAAGAAAAGAGCCTCTAAACTTTCCAATCAGGGTTCGTAGTAGAACATTTCAGAAATACGGGGGAATCCCTCGTGAGTTCGGCCTCCTTCCTCGTTGAGCAAGAGGAACACCGGTGTAGCTCAAGCAACTCTTACGGACGTAAGATCATCTTATGAATGATGGGAGACCTCTGTCCAAGCCTCTTGGTAAAATCCTTCCCCTGAATCAAGGGTCGACCCTTATGGACACTCTTCAAAGGATGCTGATACATAAATTcacaataaaaattgtattgaaATTATATGATGTATgtaaaagaaaacacacaaaagacaacaacaacaacaaagaaacaacaacacaattCTCTTTTCAAAGTCCAttacaaaacaacttcctaGATGTCAGTTTATTTTGAAATCGTTTTTCTCTGTTACGTTTTCATACTGAAACTTTAAAAACCAACAGCAACAAAAGAACAACCAAACACAAagttataaatattgtttttacaaCACCTCTTTTCAATATATTCGTAACTTCGTAGAAACTTCTAGGACgcgattctcgaaaacggctctaatgattttccaagaaattttACAGTTGCTGTATACCGTTGGGAATGAATTACTGCAAGTTGGCCACAGTGTGAAAACTCTCCTTTgatctttataattttttttttgaaaaagaatCAATTTAGATATGGCTAGAGCAGAGGTTCTAAACCTTTTTTGACGTGGAAACAGCTTTATATAGTCATAACTTGCCCACGGACCCCTaagtgaaaaaaatacaaattataggcctacatattataTAAGTAAAACGTAAAACATCCCACAATTTGTTGAAGGAgtgtttattgaaattataacttttgtttaaaataaaatgtgttaaaatatccCAGCATTCATAGGACTAttcggtggctgagcggtaaagcgctggcttccgaaccgggagccccgggttcgaatcctgggatcctggactgggatttttaatttcgtgatctttgggcgcctctgagtccatgagatagggcagattatgtttaggtcatctgtttctgtggcccacggttaacgagggtgtcatgtggctattacaacgaccaaccgactttaatGTTCCACAGCTAAGGTTAGGTatccatcagagctgggtggactcaaaggcgccctaaagatcccaaaacaaaaaattccactcttcaccaggattcgaactcgggacccccTTTACCACTCAAGTACTCAAGTATTAAAAGtaagtttgtattttattttataagtttcGTAcgtttcttcagaaaggaataTTATGAAGTCAGAACTCAAACTTTCGGCAAGATGGCAGTGAATGCTAGCTATCGGGCAGGATTCAATCTCTGGACCATCGTGTCGACAGTCCGAAGCGCATACTTCACGGCCAGTTGGACATCCTAATTATGGAGAACTGATAAACATCCACAACCAAACTAAACAGACTAACACTGAGCGCTTTGATCCAAGCCCGGACAAAGCAGATAACAAAGTGAAGAGAATACAATTCCTGGGATTCAAATCTGGCGGCAAGGAGAGAAGCTTCGTGAGAACAATTACTttacatttctagaaaaatgTTTGAGCAAGGGCAATGAAGCCATgactttgaaataaaacttaattttaAGCAATGATTACTTCCCCTTTTCCAACTCTTAACGCGAATTATGAAATCTCTATCAACTGATCCAACTCTTTCTCCAATAATTAGTTTCGTTGTTTCCAGGCGTAACAAGAAAatcttgtaaaaaatattttaaaaataaaacaatacctcctttatacaacttatagagcgattattttaaTCTTAATAACagatgaatgttagatttaaaaatagaaacgaaacattcattcagatgttctttctgaaaaatattgaaagcagcctttttacctgcttgggtggaccacttcgggggccgattttgagtttgtgtttccacaaaaactgtGTTTGTATCCTTGTTTTTACTTCGAAAAGTTATAACGGTCCAACTAGaattttcccagtgtggccaatgagctagtaattcatttcccaacgatatacaccAACTGTCTACATTATATCAGTCTATGAAATGGGAAATATAAATAGTTAGCTTGCAATATTATTTGAACATATAGTAGAAATGAGTAAACacaaaagtctagatctatacacttctctcttttaaaaagttcttGACTCTCAATGTAGAAAAGAAAAGGAATGATGATTGTGACAACTGGGGCGGTACATTCTTTTACACCTTTCCAACCTAACCTTAATTACTATACTTTAAAAAAGGACAAATTATATCGTCTTTTCTTTGTACACAGCGCAAGTGAATATTATCACAGAAATTAAATTACAGCTTATTGTGCTATCGTCGTAATAAATTGATCGCTTGCATTGATTTCTTTGGGCGAAAGAAGATTTGGGCTGTGTTAGCTTTTGTCAATATTACGACTATTTTAGGgacaaaaaattaagaaaaaaaaaccccacgaaaagtttatttttaaaacattaagcAACAAAACATGATCTTTGATAaagttattataaaaaatatatttacaaaatacacattttcgATTGAAATAACTTTTTTGAGCATTAAGAAATGATATTTGATGATTGTGGAAGATTTTTAGAGTGCTGGAAATAGTATCAAACCTCAACATAATAGTATGTATAGTAAGCAATATAATTAGCATCATTAAGTACTAATAAGTACCTTTTTTCATCGTATTAAACTTAAGTTGAATTGAGAGTTCTGCTAAGTATACTACGAAGTCTGAGTTCTTTGCTGGAAGTTATTTCCAAACATTTTAATGAGTGGTTCCATTTAAAATGTAGGTGTAAAAAGGCGCCTTAAGTACAAGTTTAATAGCATATAGACAATGGCGCACACAATTGGAAACAGACTTCAGAATGTAACATTGAATTCTCGCCAAGGAGCAAGCACTTATCACAAATATGCATTACTAGTTCGTCCATAGATGGAAGATTGATAGCTCAGCTGACGAGTCAGACCGTTTGGGTGCTCGGGCAAAGACTTGGACTTGGAATCGTTCTGGTGGAACCGATGAATCTGAATGGAAGGCGCGGACATAGCGTTAGACTGTGAGTCCGTCCGGCGCTTTGAAAACTGCCTATGCAATTCGTTCCGAAACTTTCTTCCGCTAAGGCAGTAGAGATAGAAGTTGAAGGTGTTGTTGCAGTACATGATAATGTTGACCAACGCCCAGGCGAGCTCCGCCTTAGAAGCCAGCTTGGaggaattctttattttttctaacCCTCCGCTCAGCTCCCAGATGTTGTAGACGCAGGTCGGCGAAGTGGTCAACAGAAATATGGCGCTGAGCCCTAGTAGTATTATTGTCATGGAGGAGGCGCGGCGCCTTCTGAGCAGGGCGTTCTTCCCGGACGTCAAGTTCAGCTCCGCCGCTGTTTTGAGAGAAAGAAACGTTTTCCATACGATGACGGCGTTGCCGACAATGACGAAGATAAAGGGCAGAAGGGAGAGAAGAACCATGTCTATGACCGGGTAGATGCTATGCACAAATGAGTCATACCTACCATAGCAAGGTCGGCAAGCAGTTTCATTTTTGCCATCATCGGACACGGAGACACTTAGCCCAACCAGAAAGTGTCCCTGCATCACCGCCTGGAACAGCACGATAAAGAGAATGACGATGAAAGCCCGGCGCTTCGTGCAGAACGTGCTGACCCGATGCGGAAGGCAGGCCGAGCAGGTGCGTTCCAGGGTCATGACGACCAACAGCCAAGCAGACGAGTAGATGGAGACGTACACCATCCACGTATGGATCTTGCAGACGATATCGTTCAGGTTCCTCAGG
It encodes:
- the LOC106057104 gene encoding cysteinyl leukotriene receptor 1-like, yielding MQKTIQVIMPLDNSYHWNNVSYDPHQYSRQNDHQIRDQDGGVQPSEAAEVSTSVTMLKNETEYKVAEIIWQVCPVLLFIFGTLGNVLIIMMMRTLRLGRTSMHIYLRALAISDMCVLYSGLLRQWIVYTFDVDLRNLNDIVCKIHTWMVYVSIYSSAWLLVVMTLERTCSACLPHRVSTFCTKRRAFIVILFIVLFQAVMQGHFLVGLSVSVSDDGKNETACRPCYGRYDSFVHSIYPVIDMVLLSLLPFIFVIVGNAVIVWKTFLSLKTAAELNLTSGKNALLRRRRASSMTIILLGLSAIFLLTTSPTCVYNIWELSGGLEKIKNSSKLASKAELAWALVNIIMYCNNTFNFYLYCLSGRKFRNELHRQFSKRRTDSQSNAMSAPSIQIHRFHQNDSKSKSLPEHPNGLTRQLSYQSSIYGRTSNAYL